TCAACGGGCCCAGCGCGGCCGCGAGCAGCACCGACGGACTCAGCAGCACCTCCGGCCCGCGCTCCAGCGACGTCACGTCCGTCACCCGGCGGGCGATCCGTCCGTTGCCGGTGGCGGTGAGCATCAGGCGTCCCACGTACGCGGCCACCAGCCGGTCCCGGGCCGTGGGCCCTTCCTCCGTCGCGCCCTCACAGAACACGTCCTGGCCGACGGCGAGGTCCCACGCGGTGCCCACCGGGCGGGCCACCGCCTTCTGGATCCGCCGGGACAGTCCGGCGGCGCCCCACCCGCGCCGGCGCACCACGTCCCGAAGGATCACCGCGCTCTGGGCGGCGACGGCGAGGCCGTGGCCGTAGAGCGGGTTGTACGCGGCGAGGGCGTCCCCGACGACGACGAAGTTCTCCGGCCACGCCGGCATCCGCTCGTAGAAGTGGCGGCGGTTGACCGTGGCGCGGGTGAACGACACCCCGGACACCGGCTCGGCCTGCTCGAGGAGCTGCCCGATGACGGGGTGGCGCAGTTCCTCGCGGGCGAAGCGGAGGAAGTCGTCGTCGGCGGCCGAGGGCTCGCCGCCCCGGGTGCCATTCAGGGTGACGATCCAGTGGCCGTCCTCGATGGGGAGCAGGAACCCCGCCCGCCCCGGCACGTCCTCGCGCGGGTCGGGCTGCACGTTGACGACCGGGTAGCCGGAGCGGGCCTGCTCGGGCGCGCGGTAGAGACGGCTGGCGTACGCCAGCCCGGCGTCCACCTCACGCCGCTCCACCGCGGGCAGCCCCAGCTCCTCCAGCCACCGCCCGGCCCGCGACCCCCGCCCGGTCGCGTCGACCACCAGCCCACCGGACACCACCCGCTCCTGGGAACCCCGTGCCCGCACCCGTACCCCGGTGACCGTGCCCGCGTCGCCCTCCAGGCCCAGGACCTCGGCACCGGAGAGCAGTTCGATCCGGTCGTCCATGAGGACCTGGGCGCGGATCGTCGCGTCCAGGAGGTCGCGGCCGGCCAGGATCACGTGGTGGGACTCGGGCCAGCGGCGGAACCAGCCGCGTGCCCCCATGACCACCATGTCCGTCGTGACCGGCGTCCGGCGGGCGCCGGCGGCCCGGAGGGCCTCGGTGACGCCCGGCAGCAGTTCCTCCACCGCCCGTACCCCGCCCGACCACAGCATGTGGGCGTGGCGGGCCTGGGGCAGGCCCTTGCGGGGGGCGGGCCCGTCGGGCAGCGCGTCCCGCTCGACGACGACGACCCGTTCGGCGACGCCGGCCAGTGCGCGTGCCGCGAGCATGCCCGCATGGGATCCCCCCAGGACTACGGCGGTTCTGGCGGGGTTGGAGGGCTCACTCATGCGTGGACATGCTCTCTGCCGGGGCGGCCGCGTGGGCACGGACCGCCTGGATGTCGTCGGGGTGGCGAAGTACGTGGGACACGGCCTGGATCTCCCGCAGGAGGTAGGTGGTGTCCGGGCGGGAGGAGCCGGACGGGGCGGTGGGAGAGGTGGAGGAGGCGGGGCGCTCGGGCTCGGCGGCCGCCGACGGCTCGGCGGACTCCGGTTGCCGCAGGGCCCGTTGCCGGGCGTCCAGCGCGTCCAGGAGCGTCACGGCGGCGGCGAGCGCCTGCGCCCGGCCGCGCTCGAAGCCGAGGGCGACGGCGGCCTTGTAGGACCGGGCGCGCAGGTCGTCGTCGAGGTGCCGGGCGAGCTGGAGCAGCGCGTCGCGGATGAACGTCTCGCGGCGGATCAGGCGCAGTTCCGGCGTGGCCCGCAGGGCGAAGGGCTCCCGGGCGCCGGTGACACCCCTCATCAGCCGGGACAGGGGCTTGAGGCTCCGGTGCCGGCGGCGGACCCGCCACCGCTCCTGGAGGTACTGGCCGGCGTGCGGCACGATGAAGCCGATCGCGACCAGGGTGGCGGCGATACAGGCGGCCGACGGGGCGATGTTGGTGTTCAGCCAGTCCAGGTCGTGCCCGGTCCAGCGGGCCCCGACGGCCGTCAACTTGGCAGCGCTGAACAGCAGGTTCGTGACGTAGCCGGCTCCCAGGAAGCGCAGTCCCCAGCGCAGCCAGGCGTCGAGGCCCTCGGTGCGGCTCCAGTTCCAGACGAGCCGGGCGGTGACCGAGCAGGCCACCGTGTGCGCGAGCAGGTAGAGCAGGATCTCCTCGCGCATGAAGGGCGTGTTGGCGTAGTAGGTGTCGAGGTCCTGGATCTGCTCCACGGGCACGTCGGCGAGCGCGAAGAGCACCCAGAGGGCGACGACCACCGCCGCGTAGACGGAGACCACCCAACGGGTCGCGCGCCGGGTCTGGGCCGAACGCTCGCTGCGGCCGTTGCGCCACGCGATGATCAGCAGCAGCCAGGACGCGGAGAGCGCGGTGAGCAGGGAGTACACCCAGGGTGCCGCGATGTTCGGCACGCCGGTGACCCGGTTGGTCCAGGCGATGGTCTTCGGGGCCGCGAAGACGAACACCGCACAGGCGAAGATCAGCAGCCCGCCGACGGCACGCAGCAGCGGGTCGCGCCAGAGTTTGAGGATGCTGGGCAGCTTGATGGCGAGGGCCGCGCCGAGGACCACGGTGGGCAGCCAGAAGGAGACGTACAGCCCGTGGTTCACCGCGCCGTGCCCCTGCGCCCGCGATAGCCGAGGGTCCGCTGGACGGCGGCCGTCTCCCCGTCCGGGCCCGCGGCGGCCGGTCCGCAGTCGGAGAGGTAGCGCCGGAAGCGGGCGGCGAGCCGGTGGCCGAAGTCGTCGGCCTCGGCCTCCTCGTCCTCCCGGGAGCCGTTGCGGGCGGCGACGGTCAGCGCGAGGGAGTCCCAGCCGGACCGGCCGGCCAGGACACCGGCCGCCACCGTGCCGACGCCGTGGTGGTGGTGCCGGTGACCTGCGTGCAGGTGCCACAACTCATGGCCCAGGATGACCAGTTGCTGGACGTCCTCGGCGCGTTCCTCGACGATGACGAGGTCGAAGTCATGGAACTCCACCCACAGTCCGGTCACTTCGATCTCGTCGGGGAACCTCTCGAACCGCACCTCGACGGGCCGCCCGCCGCGCCGCGCCGACATCTCCTCGCACAGCACCCGGCACACGTCCCGCACACCGGCGGGCCGGCCGGGGCGCGCCCGTACGGCGGCGGAGAGATCGCCGGTCAGCTCGCGCATGGCCGGTCCGGTCCTCGGGCGCCGCAGCGCCGAGCCGATCCGGGCCGCCCTCCCGAGCGCGCCCGCGATGTCCATCAACTCCCCCTCCTCGACCGCCCTGCGGCAGCCCGCTCGAGCCTACGCGGCCGGTTGTGCTCACGTCACGGGAAGTTTTCGCGGGGGTGTTGCAGGAAAGCGCTGTCAGAGAACGCGTCGAAACCATTGACGGGCGGGCACATCGATTTTACGGTCCCGTTCGAAGTCACGAGCACAATCCGAAATATCGAACCAAGCCGAACGGTGAACCGCGCGAACCAGCCACGGACCCACCCGTGACCGCCTACGGACAAGCACCCCCTCCTCGAAAGGCGTACATGCGCACCGCACGACTGACCCTCGACCCCGCCTTCACCATCGGCGAAGTCAACCCCCGGCTTTTCGGCAGCTTCGTGGAACATCTCGGGCGCTGCGTCTACACCGGCGTCTTCGAGCCCGGCCACCCGACCGCGGACGAGGCGGGACTCAGGACCGACGTCCTGGACCTGGTCCGCGAACTCGGCGTCACCGCCGTCCGCTACCCCGGCGGCAACTTCGTCTCCGGTTACAAGTGGGAGGACTCGGTGGGCCCCGCCGAGGACCGTCCGCGCCGCCTCGACCTGGCCTGGCGCTCGACGGAGACGAACCGTTTCGGCCTCTCCGAGTACATCGCCTTCCTGCGCAAGATCGGCCCGCAGGCCGAACCGATGATGGCGGTCAACCTCGGCACCCGCGGCGTGGCGGAGGCCCTGGAGCTCCAGGAGTACGCCAACCACCCGTCAGGCACCGCGCTCGCGGAGCGGCGCATCGCGCACGGCGACAAGGACCCCTTCGGCATCCGGCTGTGGTGCCTGGGCAACGAGATGGACGGCCCCTGGCAGACCGGCCACAAGACGGCCGAGGAGTACGGCCGTCTGGCCGCCGAGACGGCCCGCGCGATGCGCCAGATCGACCCGGCCGTCGAACTCGTCGCGTGCGGCAGTTCCAGCCAGTCGATGCCCACGTTCGCCGACTGGGAGGCCAAGGTCCTGACGGAGACCTACGACCTGGTCGACCACATCTCGCTGCACGCCTACTACGAACCCCACGACGGCGACCTCGACTCCTTCCTCGCCTCGGCGGTGGACATGGAGTCGTTCATCGAGAACGTCGTCGCCACCTGCGACCACGTGGGCGCGAAGCTCAAGTCGAAGAAGAAGATCAACCTCTCCTTCGACGAGTGGAACGTCTGGTACCTGTCGCGGTGGGAGGAGCACGCCCGCACCGCCGACCCGGCCGACTGGCCGGAGGCCCCACGGCTGCTGGAGGACAACTACAGCGTCATGGACGCGGTCGTCTTCGGCTCGCTCCTCATCGCGCTGCTGAGGCACGCCGACCGGGTGACGGTCGCCTGTCTCGCCCAGCTCGTCAACGTCATCGCGCCGATCCTCACCGAGCCGGGCGGCCCGGCCTGGCGGCAGACGACGTTCTTCCCGTTCGCCCAGGCGTCGAAGCACGGCCGGGGCACGGTCCTCGACGTACGCGTGGACTCACCGACGTACGAGACCGCCAGGTACGGCGAGGCGGACCTGCTGCACGCCACCGCCGTGCGCGCCGACGACGGCACGGTCACGGTGTTCGCCGTCAACCGCAGCCGTACCGAGGCACTCCCCCTCCACATCGGTCTGACCGGCCTCGACCTGACCTCGGTCGTCGAACACAGCGTGCTCGCGGACGCCGATCCGGACGCCCGCAACACCCTCGCCGATCCCGAGCGGGTGGCCCCGCACGCCGCCGAGGGCACCGCGCTGACGGACGGTGGCCTCACCGCGACGCTGGAGCCGTTGTCGTGGAACGTGATCAGGCTGGCTTGACCGGGACCGGCCCGACGTGGCCGGGCCAAGGAGAGTGAACGCCGATCGCCGGCCGGTCCTGCCCGACCGGCCGGCGATCTGTTCGCTCATCCCTCGGCCGGCTGCTCACCGCTGCCGTCCGGGGCGGCCTCGGCTTTCGTGTGGAGGACCTCGCGGGCCTGCTCGGCGGCGCGCAGGGTGCTCTCGCTGACGAAGTCCACGAAGCGGGCGATGTTCTCCAGCCGGGTGCCGGCCGGGGTGTCGGGGCCGAGGATGCGGACGCCCTGCCGTGAGGTCTCGACGACCTGGGCGAGGGACCGGGCGCTGGCGACCGTCGCCTGGTACCAGACGTCGTCGTCGATGACGTAGCGCTCGCGGCGGCGGTCGTCGCGCTCCCGGCGGGCGAGCCCCTGGCTCTCCAGGAACGTGATCGCCTTCGAGATGGACGCCGGGCTGACCTGGAGGCGCTGGACGAGTTCGGACGCGGTGAGGCTGCCCGTGTCCGTGGTGTAGAGGCAGACCAGCACCCGGGCCATCATCTTGGGCAGGCCCGACTGTATGAAGACGGTGGTGAGCGTCTCCTCGTACTCGCGCACCGCCTCGGCGTCGCGACCGTGGGCCGGCGGGGCCGCCTGCGTCCCCCGGGGCGCCGCCGGCCTGCGCTGGTGGGCGCGGCGTTCGGTGGCGCGGTGGGCGAGGTCGGCGCGGTAGGCGGTGGGGCCGCCGTTGCGCATGACCTCACGGGTGATCGTCGAGGTGGGACGGTCCAGCCCTCTGGCGATCTCCGCGTAGGCGAGGCCGTCGGCCAGGCCCGACGCGATCTGCTGGCGCTCCTGCTGCGTGAGCCTGCCTCCCGGCATCGCGATCTCCTCCGTCGTTCATGAGGCCTCCAGCATAGCGTTCAGTTCTGAACCATTGCAACGCGCTAGGTCCCGGTTGTTGCGTTAGCTTCCAATCCATTGCAACGAAATAGTGGCCTTGAACTGCAAGTATGGTAACCGGATGCAATGAATGTGTTGCTGAATCTATGAACGCAACGTAGCGTTTCCCTCATCAGAAACAACGCACCGAAGGAGCGCACGATGCAGAAGTTCGCCACCACCGCCCCCGTCTCCGCCGTCCTCGCCCTCTCCGCGGGACGCATCCGGATCATCGCCGCCGACCGGGCCGACACCACGGTCGAGGTCCTGCCCGCCGACGCCTCCAAGGCCCGCGACGTGAAGGCGTCGGAGCAGATCACGGTCCAGTACGCCGACGGCGTCCTGCGGATCGAGACCGCGCCGGCGAGGAACCGGATCCTCGGCACCACCGGCTCCGTCGACGTGACCGTCCAACTCCCCGCCGGCTCCCACGTCGAGGCGAAGGCGGCCGCCGCCGAGTTCCGGGGCGTCGGCCGGCTCGGCGACGTCGTCTTCGAGGGCGGCTCCGGCGCGGTCAAGCTCGACGAGGCCGACAGCGCCCGCCTCGCCGGCCTCGACGCCGACATCACCGTCGGCCGCCTGAACGGGCCCGGCGAGATCAGCACCCAGAAGGGCGACCTGAACATCACCGAGGCCGTGCGCGGCTCGCTCGCGCTGAGCACCCGGATGGGCGACATCACCGTCGGCGCCGCCCGCGGAGTCTCCGCCTCCCTGGACGCCGGCACCGGTCACGGCCGGATCGACAACTCGCTGAAGAACACCGACGGCACCCCCGGCCTCGTCATCCGCGCCACCGCCACCCAGGGCGACATCACCGCCCGCAGCCTCTAGACCTCCGCCCCGCAGCCTTTCGAAGGAGCCCCCTCTCATGACCAGCTTGGCCATCGCGGCGAACGGGCTGCGCAAGTCCTACGGCGACAAGGTCGTGCTCGACGGCATCGACCTGGCGGTCCCCGAAGGAACGGTCTTCTCCCTGCTCGGGCCGAACGGCGCCGGCAAGACCACCGCGGTCAAAATCCTCTCCACCCTCGTCACGGCCGACGCCGGTGACCTGCGCGTCGGCGGCCACGACCTCGCCGCCGACCCGCAGGCGGTCCGGGCCGCGATCGGCGTCACCGGCCAGTTCTCCGCCGTCGACGGCCTGATCACCGGTGAGGAGAACATGCTCCTCATGGCCGACCTGCACCACCTGACGAGGGCCGAGGGGCGCCGGGTCGCCGCCCGGCTCCTGGAACGCTTCGACCTGGTGGAGGCCGCGAAGAAGCCCGCCTCCACCTACTCCGGCGGCATGAAACGCCGCCTCGACATCGCCATGACCCTGGTCGGCAGCCCGCGGATCATCTTCCTCGACGAACCCACCACCGGCCTCGACCCCCGCTCCCGCCACACCATGTGGCAGATCATCCGCGAGCTGGTCCGCGACGGCGTCACCGTCTTCCTCACCACCCAGTACCTGGAGGAGGCCGACGAACTCGCCGACCGCATCGCCGTACTGAACGACGGCAGGATCGCCGCCGAGGGCACCGCCGACGAACTCAAGCGACTGATCCCCGGCGGCCACATACGGCTCCGCTTCACCGACCCGGCCGCCCACCGGACCGCCGCCGCCGCCCTGCGCCAGGTCACGGAGGTCACGAGCGACGACGAGAACCTGGCGCTGCGGATCCCCAGCGACGGCAGCCAGCACGCACTGCGCTCCCTCCTCGACCGGCTCGACACGGCCGGCATCGAAGCCGACGAACTGACCGTGCACACCCCCGACCTCGACGACGTCTTCTTCGCCCTCACCGGCACCGCCGAGGTCCCCCGCCGACCGAGCCAGCCCGACCAGCCCAAGGAGAACGTCCGATGAGCACCCCTGCGGCCACCCGCCCGGCCCGTGTCTCCCTCGCCGTCCGCGACTCGACCACGATGCTGCGCCGCAACCTCCTGCACGCGCGCCGCTACCCCTCCCTCACCCTGAACCTGCTGCTCACCCCGGTGATGCTCCTGCTGCTGTTCGTCTACATCTTCGGCGACGTGATGAGCGCCGGCATCGGAGGCGCCGACCGCTCCGACTACATCGCCTACATCGTCCCCGGCATCCTGATGATGACCATCGGCGGCACCGTCATCGGGACCGCGGTGTCCGTCTCCACCGACATGAACGAGGGCATCATCGCCCGCTTCCGCACCATGGCGGTCTACCGCGGCTCGGTGATCGTCGGGCACGTCGTCGGCAGTGTGCTGCAATGCGTCGCCAGTGTCCTCCTCGTCGGCGCCGTCGCCGTCGCCATCGGCTTCCGGTCCGCCGACGCCACGGCCGTGGAATGGCTGGCCGCGTTCGGGCTGCTCGTCCTCTTCGGCCTGGCGCTCACCTGGATCGCGGTCGGCATGGGCCTGGCCAGCCCGAACGCCGAGGCCGCCGCGAACAGCGCCCAGCCGCTCATCCTCCTGCCGCTCATCTCCAGCGCCTTCATCCCGGCCAGCACGATGCCGGGCTGGTTCCGGCCCATCGCCGAGTACCAGCCGTTCACCCCGGCCATCGAGACCCTTCGCGGCCTGCTGCTCGGCACCGAGATCGGCGACAACGGATGGATCGCGCTCGCCTGGTGCCTCGGTCTCGCGGTGCTCGGCTACCGCTGGTCGGCCGCGAGGTTCAACAGCGAGCAGAAGTAGGCGTCATGACGCCGCGGGCCACCTCCCGCGACCCGTCCCGACCGGGGCGGCGCACCCCGGCAGCGTGCCGGAGCGCGCCGCCCCGCCCGTGTCGCCGGCCGCGTCCTCGGCCTCGAGTCCCCTGACGGCACAATGGGCTCATGAGGATCTCGGCACGCGCGGACTACGCGGTACGGGCGGTACTGGAGCTCGCCGTGCGGCAGGGCGGCGACCCGGTGAAGGCCGAGTCGATCGCCGCCGTGCAGGACATCCCGCACAAGTTCCTCGAGGGGATCCTCGGAGACCTGCGGCGCGGCGGGATCGTCGACAGCCGGCGTGGCGGGGGCGGCGGCTACCGGCTGGCCCGCGACCCGGCGGCGATCACCGTCGCGGACGTGATCAGGGCGGTGGACGGCCCGATCGTGTCCGTACGCGGCGAACGCCCGACCGGTCTGTCCTACACGGGTTCGGCACAGCCCCTGCTTCCGCTCTGGATCGCCCTGCGGGCGAACGTCCGACGGATCCTGGAGGGTGTCACGATCGCCGACATCGCGGCGGACGCCCTGCCGGACCCGGTGCAGGCGCTGGCGGCGGAACCGGCGGCCTGGGAGAACCCGTAGCCGATCCATGGCACCGGGCGCCGCGGGCTGCCGCGGGGCTGGTCCGGACCGTGTCGGCTGTGGGGGCCCGAGGCTCGTTCCACGGTCCGGACCGTGTCGGCTGTTGGGGGCCCGAGGCTCGTTCCACGGTCGATCCACGCTGATCGCAAGGGAGTTCAGGGAGTGATCGACAAGGAGTGACCGGGTGTGAACGGGCCGTGGTGAATGGCCGGAGTTCGGCCTGGGCGCGCCCCACCGCTCTCCCTACGATGCGATCGCCCCGGTTCTTCACAGCAACTCCATTGATCCTGCACAGAGTTGCCGAGGGGACCCGGACGCGCATCCACCCCCCACCGATCCGAGCGAAGGACAGAGACCATGGCAAGTGGGCTGCTCCTGGGCGGTGCGGTCGCCGCTCTCATCACCGCGGCGATCCCCACGCACAACTCGTCCCCCGTGTTCGACAACCCGCCCCCGGACAAGATCGTCATCGACGTCGCCACGGTGAACGGCTCCGGCTGTCCCGCGGGCACGGCGGCCGTCGCCGTCTCCGAGGACAACACCGCCTTCACCGTGACCTACAGCGACTACCTCGCCCAGGTGGGCGGGGGTTCCAACCCCACGGCGTTCCGCAAGAACTGCCAGCTCAACCTGATCGTCCACGTCCCGTCGGGCTTCACGTACGCCATCGCCAAGGCGGACTACCGTGGCTACGCCTCGCTCCAGTCCGGCGCGAGCGCCGTGCAGCGGGCCTCGTACTACTTCCAGGGCTCGTCGCAGACGGTCTTCAAGAACCACAACTTCAGCGGCTCCTACAACGACAACTGGCAGGCGACCGACAGCACCGACTGGGCCCAACTGGTCTGGGCGCCCTGCGGAGTCCAGCGCAACTTCAACATCAACACCGAGCTCCGGGTGAACGCGGGCTCGTCCTCGCCGAGCAAGGTCAGCTTCATGACGATGGACTCCACCGACGGCGACCTCAGCACGGTGTACCACATGGCCTGGCAGCAGTGTCCGGGTAAGTAGGTCACCAAGGGGTCGCCCGGCTCCTTGCGGGGCCACTTGTTCCCGAACTCGCTCCCGTCTTCGCCGGCGTGGGGCTGATGGTTCGTGCCGCGCTCCCGCATGTCGCCTGGGCGTCACCGCGTACCCGGTGACGCCCAGGCGGACGAGGGAGTGATCAGGTGCGCCGGGTCAGCGCTCGACCCCGAGGGTCAGCGTTCCCGCGTAGCCGGACGAGGCCGAGCTGCCCAGGGCCGTCAGGGTCAGAAGGCCGGAAGCGGCGCCTCCGCCGTCGTAGACGGAGTCCCGGGCGAGAGTGGTGCGGGTGACCCTGTTCGCCGAGTAGGGGGAGAGCCTGCTGACGGCGGTAGTGATCGTCTCGCTGAAGTAGAGCTGGCCGGTGTGGAGTTCCTGGCCACCGGTGAAGGAGCCGTCGGGGGTCAGGGTGACGTTCGTGTGCACCTTGATGTGGACGTGGATGCAGCGGCCCACGTACCAGCCCGGGTAGATCGTGGTGATGTCGGCGACGCCGCTGGAGTTGGTGAGGACTCCACCGCGCAGGAAGGTGCCGTCGTCCGGTTCGCTGTGGCCGTTGGCGCCCACGAAGCCGGAATACTCGCCGAGGTGGTCGGCGTGCCAGACCTCCACGAGGGCGTTGGAGAGGGGCACGCAGGTGTCGTCGTCGACGACCGTGAGGGTCAGCTTGAGCGGGATCCCCGGCTTGCCTTCGGTGATGTCGGGGCGGACGTACTGTCCGTCGAGGTAGTAGGGGCCTTCGGTCATCTCCCTGGTGAGGGTGCAGACGGCCGCGGCGGCGACGGGGGTGGTGTCGGCCGCGTCGGCGACGGGGGCCTCGGGCGTGGCAGCGGCGCCTACGGCCAGGGCCGCTGCGGTCGCGCCCGAGGCGACGAGCACGGTGCGGCGCGCGACGGAGCGGCGCGCATCTGAAGTGTCTGTCATGAGCACGACACCGTAGGGACGGTTCCTGTCGACAGGCTGTCAGTCCGGCAAAGTGACAGCCCGTCAAGTTGCTTCCAGGGCAAGTGTCGACAGACGTCCCGGATGGCACAACGGTGCGCCGGCGCCCGGGGCGTCATGGTGCGAGGTGTCAGCCCGCCTGACCCATCCCCGCCGCGTTCGGCCAGCTCTGGGCGTTCGGCCAGCCGGTCGCCGCCGCGGGCGAGAGGCCGTTGGTGCCCCGGACCTGGGCGGCCGTGAGCCCGCCGCGGGCCGGGACGCCGGGCGGGGTCGGGCCCATCGGCGGGGTGGGCGCCGGTGCCATGGCGGGCGCCATCGCCGCCGGCGCCATGGCGGGGGCCATAGCGGCGGGAGCCATGGCAGGGGGTGCCATGGCGGGGGCCATCGCCGCCGGGGTCATCGCCGCGGGTGCCATGGCGGGAGCCATCGAGGCCGCCGGGGCCATCGGCGGAGCCGCGGCCGGGACGGGGGCGGGAGCCGGGACGGGCACCGACTGGGGGAAGATCTGGGCGGCGGCCGGGAGCGGCATCCCGGCACCGTCGGACGGCGGGGTCTGCGCCATCGCAGGGGCCATCGCGGGTTCGGGCATCGACATCGGGGCGGCGGCCGGGGCGGCCGCGACCAGCCCCGGCATCGCCATGCCCATGGCCTGAGCGGCAAGGCCGGGCATGCCTGCCCCGTTGGTGACCAGTCTGTCCACTGCCGCCGTGCCCGAGCTGTAGCCGGCGCCGGCGCTCAGCTCGGGTACGGCGGCTCCCCTCCTGGTCCCGTAGAGCACCTGTTCCAGGCCGGACACCAGGCGACGGACGTCCACCTGGGGGCGCACCACGAGCCGCAGGAAGCGGCTGGACGAGCCGATCTTGTTGCCGCACTCGCGGACCAGGATGCGGTGCTCGGCGAGCAGCCGGTCGCGGACCACGGTGCCCTCGGCGCCGACGGGAAGGCGCACGAAGAGGAAGTTCCCCTGGGAGGGGTAGACGGTCAGCCCGGGCAGCGCGCTGAGCTGACTCGCCATGTCGAGACGGTCCCGGCGCACCTGCACCAGGCTCTGCGCGTACTCGGGGCCGTGCTCCTTCAGCATGAACACCACGTACTCGGCGAAGGCGTTGAGGTTCCACTTCGGGAGCATCGAGCGGACCCGGCCGGCCAGCGAGGGGTTGGCGACCATGTAGCCGAAGCGGATGCCGTGCAGACCGAAGTTCTTGCCGAGGCTGCGCAGCACGATGACGTTCGGCCGGATCATCGCCTCCTGCACGACGCTCGGTTCCTGCTCCGCGTCCGCGAACTCCAGGAACGACTCGTCGATGATGATCAGGTCCAGGTCGGCCATCGCGTCCATGAACTGCACGAGCGCGCGCTTGTGCAGGAAGCCCCCGTCGGGGTTGTTCGGGTTGCAGATGACGGCGACCTTGGTTCCGCGGGTCCGGATGAACTCGGCGTACTGCGCGAGATCCAGGGCGAAGCCGCTGGACTCCTGGAGCGGGAA
This Streptomyces sp. NBC_00377 DNA region includes the following protein-coding sequences:
- a CDS encoding DUF4360 domain-containing protein — its product is MASGLLLGGAVAALITAAIPTHNSSPVFDNPPPDKIVIDVATVNGSGCPAGTAAVAVSEDNTAFTVTYSDYLAQVGGGSNPTAFRKNCQLNLIVHVPSGFTYAIAKADYRGYASLQSGASAVQRASYYFQGSSQTVFKNHNFSGSYNDNWQATDSTDWAQLVWAPCGVQRNFNINTELRVNAGSSSPSKVSFMTMDSTDGDLSTVYHMAWQQCPGK
- a CDS encoding intradiol ring-cleavage dioxygenase is translated as MTDTSDARRSVARRTVLVASGATAAALAVGAAATPEAPVADAADTTPVAAAAVCTLTREMTEGPYYLDGQYVRPDITEGKPGIPLKLTLTVVDDDTCVPLSNALVEVWHADHLGEYSGFVGANGHSEPDDGTFLRGGVLTNSSGVADITTIYPGWYVGRCIHVHIKVHTNVTLTPDGSFTGGQELHTGQLYFSETITTAVSRLSPYSANRVTRTTLARDSVYDGGGAASGLLTLTALGSSASSGYAGTLTLGVER
- a CDS encoding pyridoxal phosphate-dependent aminotransferase, whose amino-acid sequence is MADNVSSLFRNTAAHSPSMAALTREGGEGVGPVDFCIPCNPYFPTPAMMDTMAARLRDIITYYPSGADTITAELCQLLQLPPQAVAMGNGSTELITWIDHLLVRESLAVPVPTFGRWTDQPMETGKRVDMFPLQESSGFALDLAQYAEFIRTRGTKVAVICNPNNPDGGFLHKRALVQFMDAMADLDLIIIDESFLEFADAEQEPSVVQEAMIRPNVIVLRSLGKNFGLHGIRFGYMVANPSLAGRVRSMLPKWNLNAFAEYVVFMLKEHGPEYAQSLVQVRRDRLDMASQLSALPGLTVYPSQGNFLFVRLPVGAEGTVVRDRLLAEHRILVRECGNKIGSSSRFLRLVVRPQVDVRRLVSGLEQVLYGTRRGAAVPELSAGAGYSSGTAAVDRLVTNGAGMPGLAAQAMGMAMPGLVAAAPAAAPMSMPEPAMAPAMAQTPPSDGAGMPLPAAAQIFPQSVPVPAPAPVPAAAPPMAPAASMAPAMAPAAMTPAAMAPAMAPPAMAPAAMAPAMAPAAMAPAMAPAPTPPMGPTPPGVPARGGLTAAQVRGTNGLSPAAATGWPNAQSWPNAAGMGQAG